The genomic interval AAAAGCATTCATGGCTCTTTAACTTTTTGACACTGtgccacattacaaccacaaacttcaatgtactGTGTGATGGGGAATTATGTAACAGCCCCACTTAAAGATATCCAtgactgtgaagtggaaagaaaaatgatactaaatgtattaaatgtgttttcttaaaCTTGTGGCTTGAATTTGCAGTTTTTGGTAGGAGCCAGATGGGCGGTAACCCAGAGCAGCATGGAGACCAGGGGACAAAGCAATCAGGTCAGGGAGAACATCCTGGAGAAGTTTAGAGCAGGACTAAATTATCAAACAGTTCCCCAATCCTGGAATATCTCACAGAGCTCTGCTAAATCCATCATCTGAACACAGAGTACAGCAACCAGGACATGATCGTCCAACTAAACTGAAAGAGTGAATCAGAGAAGCAACTGAACctcatggtaactctggaggaactgcagagaTTGAAAAAGGTTTCAACCAGCAGTTGAGAACTCCACAAATGTGGCCTACATGGCTAATCGCACTGGGGCTAAATTGAAAGAAAGCAACAGTAAGTCATGTTAAGTGATGCAAATCATACTTCTTTGTGTCctaaataagataagataattTTATTAGTCTCCTATAGTAGAAATTTGTCTTGGAACCAGGGGCAAAACTGCAATACAACAATGCATGagcatattaaaaatatttgtggaaTCATGCAGACTGACACAGCCTAAACCTAACGTAACCTAAAAAAGAAGTGATAAATACCTGTCCCCTGcctctgcttttatttgttgaCTCTCTGTCACTTCATCTTAACCACGGCAGCCTTAAAATAAAAGAGCACCTCCCCTCCCCCACCACTCACCGGTACTCTGTCCGGGTATTTGTTGCGTATTTTGGCTGACTCCACACATCGGTGCTCTGGGGGAGAGacagcaaacaaacaggaagtcagagaTTAAAGGGATGAGTGAGGCCTCTTGGGATTCTTGCTCCGCAGCCGCCCGGTTCGATAGAGAGCTCAGCAACACAACAAGCAGAGAGATAAGCCGATGCTTGCTCATGCACACAAGTACAATATTTTCTGAATCCGGCACCTTTTTATCAGGCATATCCAGGGCTGTCATGGAGCCCAGAAGCTGCCACAGCAGGCAGAAAATGAGCAGAGGCCAGGAAGGTGGTAAAATGTGGAAGGACTCATTTAGGTGCAGGCCTTCATTAGCCCTAGATAGAGGGGCTAATTTGGGATGTTCCTCTAATGAAAGGCGCTTGGAGGTTATCTAAAGagagtttcaaaataaaagctgaattcAGAAACATTATTAGTCATATATGGAAGTTCAATAATTTGTTACAGAAATCACAGCATGAAGTCAAATGTGTGTAAAACCAATTCTGGCATCTGGGTACGGGTAAATGTCATTTTGCTAAGTAACCTTGCGGGTCAGCACCCTTTAGAAGTTGCTCAACTCGctaatttcagtaattaaacttgataatattaataaaataagcaaatgcaCACGAGATAATATTTTACGGTGTATTCAGctgattaatttgttttctaagCCCGTAACCTGCAGCAAAGACACGTTATCAGAGGTTGCTACAGCCGAAGCGTCAGCCATTATTGATTTACAGCATTCATCTGCAGGTtgcaaagggggaaaaaacccacaaaaaaaacccaaacgtGCATTAATGCGCCAATGAGGGGaaattgggaaaaaaacatgaatacgggaactgcaaaacagaaaggaaagatGGAATCAAGATGCGTGACAAGACAAGAATCAGCTCCTGTTTTATAACAATCCAatccccttttctttttttttcttctttctctttttaccGAGGGAATGGTCCTCTTTAAACATCCATTTCATCTTTGCAGGATCCCCGAACCGAGGCGTGACGGTACGAGCTTCTGGATCTGCTGAGAATGCTGGTGAAACgtccccaaaaaaaaaaataatccaaacaaaCGCGAGCAAAGCAAAACGTCAACAAGAAGTCTCTGCCTTTCAGCTGTCCGTCTAACACAGGGTGACGTCATCGTCTGACAGAGCGCTGCTGCCTTCAGGTGCACTCTCAGACAGTCAGTATATGCGCCTTTACACGTCCATCTCagtaaaatagaaatgaaatgtatataaatatacattattATAGGGAAGTCTGCTGACTTGAGAGTTGTCCAGAAGGCAATCATAGATGCCCTCCGGGAAAATTGTTTGTGTGTCAAAACTTATTTATTGAAAGTTGAGTGGATGGAAAAACTACAGTAGAAAATACCGATTTTAATCCCACTGTGACGCTATAAATTATTGTTAAGAAAAAGATGAGAAGCCAGAGCCAATGATGCATGTACGCTGAAGGATGCTAATAAAGATGtgtgggctttgactaggctcACCGCCTCCATGCCATGCTGTGTTTGGGTAGTCATTTTTTGTCAGGGCAAAGGAAGCCTTGACAAAGTATTAAGTccatgcagatttttctttagcGAGTGGAAAAATCTGTTGGAAATCATGTCCTCAGATTTTCTGAGGTTGTCGCAACTTTTAGGATTTTTGGGTCGTCATTTATAATCTAAATTAATCAAAAGACGCATTTGAAGTGTCACTCTCTGTGTAACGAATCTAATATGGTTTCTCGTAATGAAggaattagtaaaataaatcaaatgttcCAGCTTTGTAAGCAAATCTGCCCTGACAATGTAGGGCAACCAGACCCACTACAATATACCATTTGCCTAAGCTGTAAGGCCATACAATGttgaaaaaacagacaaacaaaaataaaacattgagaacaatcaaaaataaacataaatttgtGGAGATTATAAGAAGATAgacagcaataaataaataattacataaataaaataacatcctATGATATCCTATGAAAATTGTGCTACAAGAACTTCCCAATATAAAGTTTTACTCTTTTTAACTTACGTGTAGACGATTTTAAAATAAGCTCCAACAGTACTTGAACGCACCCTGACTGCTAAAAGTGGCATCCATGGAAACCGTTTGACGCTAGACACGGCGCGGTGGCTGCTCAGCTAATACGCTAAAAGAAAGCTAGCACTGCTAGCATCTGTAAAACCGCcacattttgtcaatattaCGCACGTAAAGTCGACGTTGGGGACAGACAGCTAGATGGACATCACCTAACAAGAGCAATATGTTATTCACCTCaatttgttttgtgtgaatGTTTGCTCACTTTAGATCACTCGGTTAGCATCTTCGCTAGCTTTAGCATCACCGATGGCTTTCTATGAAGTGTACTCTCATCCGGCTCTGGTCCGGTACCGAACCAGCGTTTGTACAAAGGCCACCCTGTTCCTGGTGGTTGTCCTGTGCCTCACATACATCGCGCCTCTGCTGGTCGCTTACAGAAGCCAAGGTacagtggtgttttttttatgttgctcttGTCCCTATGTGTTATTCGCTGATAATACTCTGCCATTACTGCtgggaacaaaaataaaaaatggtttagGTCGAGAACTGGAGTTGCAAACCCCTACTGTAAGGGAGCATAACATGGATTTGCAAAGTTGCATGTGACTACTTCAAGACTACTTCACCAAACTAAAGGTTTTTGGCTAAATTAAAACTAGCACAGCATACCAGAACAATCACCTCAGTAGTCAACTGTGAGGCAAAGTCGTTGTGACAGCTAATTCTTGGTAAACTGAGAACAATTATACTAAAAACAGGAGCAAATCCACAACCCAATTGCTGAAAAACGAAATTAAGACATTTctagtggcctagtcaaagttcaaataatGTGAAAGAAACCTCAGTGAGTTGGAGAAAAGTTAAATAAGAGTGTACCAACATTTTACTGCAACAATGTGAGCATTAGATGGCAGTAAGTGTAGCATCATGAGATGCACTCAGGTGTTTCTTGCAGTATGCCCATTTTTGCTTAACTTTTGTTTAATAAGTGATGATTACACTCTACAATTTGTAGATTTTTAGGTCAAGTTTTTTAATTTCATGCCTCAGAGTGACTGTTAAACCGATTATAAATACCAATTAATTGTaggttttatctgtttattgaAAAGTCTCTGATATGACTTGGTGAATTTGCAGACTGCATCTTCTAAGGTTATTTTAGAGTGCACATATGAAGggcaaattataaaatattattataaaatcaatgtttaaatTGTAGTGAAATGTACAGCTGGACAATGCGTTTTTGGTTCAGAGCTGCCGTTTCTGTTTCAGGTTTCTGGATTAAGAGAAAAACGTATGAAGAACAGCCAGTGGTGAGATTCCAGTACCAAACCCTGCTGTTCGCAGCCACCAGTTTACAAGGAGATTACGTTGCCTGGAGCACGTTTCCTCATCTCAACAACATGCTTGGCACCAACCTAAGGATTCCTGCCGTCTCTGTAAGAACAAAACACTGGGTTGCTTTACTGATAATATCACAACTTCAACAGCTTTTATAAAGGATGCAGTGTGATCTTTTCCTGTGCGATGTTTCTGTTGTACACTAAAGTTTAGTATGAATTTTATGAccttaaaagagaaaaaggcatCAACCACATGCAAAGCTTCAATAATTTGAgtgtctgcttttgttttttaatgctcTGTTGCCCTTCTTGACATCGGTCAGTGTTTAAAATTACATGCCTTCTTCAGTCTCCGTCTTATTGTGTTCCGGTTGGGAAACTGTAACATACTTAGACAAATGCtatttcttctatttctttATGCATCTACATCATAGGTGAGAGAAGAGGACCAGAACCAAGATGGGAAGTTGGACCTTTTGacatttcagctgcagcttcctCTGAAATCTGATGAACATGTATACAATATTCAGCTGCTGCTCACCTTCAGCTACCAGCTCTTTGTACGCATTCTTTACCTTATCTTTTTTCACCTAATATGTAGTAAATAATCGTAAACCATCCagccacaaaacaaaataaggaTGCAGCAGAGATTATTCTTACATAATCCCTTTTCTTCTCCAGCGGAAGTCCACTGTAGTGATGCAGAGCCTTGCATTTGTGCAGCACTCGTCTCCGGTGCCCGGAGCGAAGATGTTCATCAGTGGAGACCTGAGGCTGCAGCAGAGGGTTCCTCTGCCTCACAAGGGGGTCCACAACATTTACAACGTAAGagagcatacacacacacacgcacacgtgCGCACACACTCCTGGGGTGCCAGCACGTTAAATACAGCAGTCTGTCTTTTAGAGACAAACTTTCAGATGGTCCAGCTCACATAAACCcaacatttactgaaaaagaTTTCTGTAAATATAGACAATAACTGGCATGTAAAGAATCGGTGCTGACACTTTAAACTGTGCTAGAAAGTCAGAGAATGCTTATCATGTAGCGTTGTAATGATTTCTGGAGTCATATCATCTAATTACCTGGCTATCCCACCAGTCAGGACCCCCGGGGCAGATTTAGACGTGCCATCTcccttcaaattaaatatggtTGGCTTACTTTTAGTGCATTAGCCACATTCTGCATTTGTTCAGAATCAGGCTCTCAGGT from Xiphophorus maculatus strain JP 163 A chromosome 2, X_maculatus-5.0-male, whole genome shotgun sequence carries:
- the tmem231 gene encoding transmembrane protein 231, giving the protein MAFYEVYSHPALVRYRTSVCTKATLFLVVVLCLTYIAPLLVAYRSQGFWIKRKTYEEQPVVRFQYQTLLFAATSLQGDYVAWSTFPHLNNMLGTNLRIPAVSVREEDQNQDGKLDLLTFQLQLPLKSDEHVYNIQLLLTFSYQLFRKSTVVMQSLAFVQHSSPVPGAKMFISGDLRLQQRVPLPHKGVHNIYNVSVIDGASLFASSYDLINIMRSYQERNLSTVLSSPVLVWTVGRADGSPFELNAEIRYPLEIISYRPGFWETIKFAWIQYVSILLIFLWVFERIKRFVFQNQVIRTAPIPVGKLHFS